Proteins found in one Paenibacillus sp. FSL R10-2782 genomic segment:
- a CDS encoding NAD/NADP transhydrogenase alpha subunit: protein MKCISVYTDNFEAFSDIFEQIVTSEFAENEERELEGITVSHSGDVPEYYLERMSQKSEVVVMKDKSRGITILQHGQVFEILLPVLETATN from the coding sequence ATGAAATGCATTTCGGTATATACAGACAATTTTGAGGCTTTTTCCGATATTTTTGAGCAAATCGTAACATCGGAGTTTGCTGAAAACGAAGAGCGCGAGCTTGAAGGAATCACGGTTAGCCATTCTGGTGATGTACCTGAGTATTATCTGGAGCGTATGTCCCAAAAGTCGGAAGTAGTCGTAATGAAGGATAAATCCCGCGGAATTACGATTTTGCAGCATGGTCAAGTATTCGAAATTTTGCTGCCAGTGCTTGAGACGGCAACAAATTAA
- the nth gene encoding endonuclease III has product MNAATARHILDTIGTMFPDAHCELNHDNAFELTIAVLLSAQCSDQMVNKVTADLFQKYKTPEDYLAVPIEELEQDIRRIGLYRNKAKHIHNLCLLLIDQYGGEIPSEHDELVKLPGVGRKTANVVVSTAFNVPAIAVDTHVERVSKRLGFAGWDDSVLEVEKKLMKRVPRDEWSLTHHRLIFFGRYHCKAQNPQCQVCPLLDVCREGKKRMKTSRIRKDKERRA; this is encoded by the coding sequence GTGAATGCAGCAACCGCACGTCATATATTGGACACCATCGGTACGATGTTTCCGGATGCCCATTGTGAGTTGAACCATGACAATGCTTTTGAATTAACGATTGCTGTGTTATTGTCCGCTCAATGCTCCGATCAGATGGTGAATAAAGTAACGGCAGACCTGTTTCAAAAATACAAGACACCCGAGGATTATTTGGCTGTTCCCATTGAAGAACTGGAGCAGGATATCCGTAGAATCGGCTTGTACCGGAACAAGGCTAAGCATATTCATAACCTGTGCCTTTTATTGATAGACCAGTACGGGGGAGAAATACCGTCTGAGCATGATGAGTTGGTCAAGCTACCCGGTGTTGGGCGCAAGACGGCTAATGTCGTTGTATCCACCGCTTTTAATGTACCAGCCATTGCGGTAGATACGCATGTAGAGCGTGTTTCCAAACGACTGGGCTTTGCGGGATGGGACGATTCAGTGCTAGAGGTGGAAAAAAAGCTGATGAAAAGGGTACCTAGGGACGAATGGTCCTTGACCCATCACAGGCTCATTTTTTTCGGCCGCTATCACTGCAAAGCGCAAAACCCCCAATGTCAGGTATGTCCGTTGCTCGATGTATGCAGGGAAGGCAAGAAACGTATGAAAACGTCCCGGATCAGGAAAGATAAGGAACGTAGAGCTTAA
- a CDS encoding GerMN domain-containing protein, translated as MNKKIVIAGLLALFAIAGAGCASKETAAPAAPSQETKTSAAQNSTPEQTAPDSSTQSAENNGASQTPASTSTEPTNTKTDTVKSGDRQTQQITVYYTDTQETGLKEQKKEITYPSELEKFQKAFEALQKSGNSALIPLWSDKISVHKIKLDNGALTLDISLPDEARLGAGGEELAIDALKKTMFQFKEVKTLDLLVDGQSLESLMGHVDLDHPMNR; from the coding sequence ATGAACAAGAAAATTGTAATCGCAGGTCTGCTGGCACTATTTGCTATTGCAGGTGCAGGCTGCGCCTCCAAGGAGACAGCCGCTCCTGCTGCTCCATCTCAGGAAACGAAAACGTCTGCGGCGCAAAATAGCACACCAGAACAAACGGCCCCTGATTCATCGACTCAGTCTGCTGAAAATAACGGAGCGAGTCAAACACCTGCATCCACGTCAACCGAGCCTACAAACACCAAGACGGATACGGTAAAATCAGGAGACCGCCAAACTCAACAGATCACGGTGTACTACACCGATACACAAGAGACAGGCTTGAAGGAACAGAAAAAGGAAATTACCTACCCAAGCGAGCTGGAAAAATTCCAAAAGGCGTTTGAAGCTCTGCAAAAGAGTGGGAATTCTGCACTGATACCTTTATGGTCTGACAAAATCTCTGTGCATAAAATCAAATTGGACAATGGAGCATTGACGCTTGATATTTCCTTGCCTGATGAGGCTCGTCTGGGTGCAGGCGGCGAGGAATTGGCTATCGACGCTTTGAAGAAAACGATGTTCCAGTTCAAGGAAGTCAAAACACTGGATTTGCTTGTAGATGGTCAATCCCTGGAATCCTTAATGGGACATGTAGACCTGGATCATCCGATGAACCGTTAA
- a CDS encoding N-acetylmuramoyl-L-alanine amidase family protein, which produces MKKFGFLLLLFVFMWAVPGYGHAASSGTQIYLDDQQLSVPSGAKAQVIGGSTMVPLRVISENLGYDVTWKQQARTITIEKDSTSIRMIIGSKTATVNGSDISLDASPLLRSNYALVPLRFIGEQMGLDVKWDSSSKSVKLYTRSSGSGNGEFTPPKSGNSSTGTGSVTVPTNNASSGVIQVQGVSFSQNRLTITTTDAVKPQAFTMTAPDRVVVDLPATAFADNFGAQQKLDSSLNGSLDIQNEADVSGIRYALFQKEPSTVRVVIDLKHAMNYTAYNDGSNRVIVDLASEDSVNTTTDATLPDGSQPDDTQTSPVNSNGKKVVVIDAGHGAKDSGAVGISRKNYEKTFNLAMALKVESILKQNPNLEVVLTRSDDTFLELKQRVKVAENLNANVFVSIHANSSGSSASNGTETYYQRSASKAFADVMHKYFAPATGLTDRGIRYGNFHVIRETTMPAVLLEVGYLSNAKEEATLFDEDFQNRVAQGIADGITEYLGVK; this is translated from the coding sequence ATGAAGAAATTTGGTTTTTTGTTGTTATTATTTGTCTTCATGTGGGCGGTTCCGGGTTATGGACATGCGGCTTCGAGTGGAACACAAATCTATCTCGATGATCAACAGTTAAGTGTCCCGAGCGGTGCTAAGGCACAAGTGATTGGCGGAAGTACAATGGTTCCGCTACGCGTAATTTCTGAAAATTTAGGTTATGACGTGACATGGAAGCAGCAGGCGCGAACCATAACGATTGAGAAGGACAGTACCTCGATCCGAATGATAATCGGAAGCAAGACGGCGACTGTCAATGGAAGCGACATTAGTCTGGATGCTTCGCCTCTGCTGCGTTCCAATTATGCCCTTGTACCGCTTCGCTTTATCGGCGAGCAAATGGGACTGGACGTAAAATGGGACAGTAGCTCCAAGTCCGTAAAATTATATACCCGTAGTAGCGGGTCGGGAAACGGGGAATTTACTCCTCCTAAATCCGGGAATAGCAGCACAGGTACAGGAAGTGTAACTGTACCAACGAATAATGCCAGTTCAGGTGTCATCCAGGTACAGGGAGTCAGTTTCAGTCAAAACCGCTTAACTATTACGACTACGGATGCAGTGAAGCCACAAGCATTTACAATGACTGCTCCTGATCGAGTAGTTGTGGATTTGCCCGCTACGGCGTTTGCTGACAACTTTGGGGCTCAGCAAAAGCTGGACAGCAGCCTGAATGGTTCACTGGATATTCAAAATGAAGCAGATGTATCTGGTATCCGTTATGCTTTATTTCAAAAGGAACCTTCAACGGTTCGCGTTGTTATTGATCTGAAGCATGCCATGAATTATACCGCATACAATGACGGCTCGAATCGAGTTATCGTCGATCTGGCATCGGAGGATTCAGTGAATACAACAACTGACGCTACCTTACCAGATGGTTCACAGCCGGATGATACACAGACCTCACCAGTTAATAGCAATGGCAAAAAAGTCGTTGTTATTGATGCCGGTCATGGAGCGAAGGATTCCGGAGCCGTTGGGATTTCGAGAAAAAATTACGAAAAGACCTTCAACTTGGCTATGGCTCTGAAAGTAGAAAGCATTTTGAAGCAGAACCCTAATCTTGAGGTTGTGTTGACACGCAGCGATGATACGTTTTTGGAGCTTAAACAGCGCGTTAAAGTGGCTGAAAATCTCAATGCCAACGTATTCGTGTCCATTCACGCTAACAGCAGCGGCAGCTCGGCTTCCAACGGTACAGAGACGTATTACCAGCGTAGTGCAAGCAAAGCGTTTGCGGACGTCATGCATAAGTACTTTGCACCAGCGACAGGTTTGACAGATCGGGGCATTCGTTATGGAAATTTCCATGTCATTCGGGAAACGACGATGCCTGCTGTTTTGCTTGAGGTAGGATATCTCAGTAATGCGAAAGAGGAAGCCACACTGTTTGATGAAGATTTCCAAAACCGGGTAGCTCAAGGGATTGCAGATGGCATCACAGAGTATCTTGGTGTAAAATAA
- a CDS encoding N-acetylmuramoyl-L-alanine amidase family protein: MKKYGWLILAAVLIWLWPFSSHVNAAGADLFLDGKRIEAPADAKPEMVNGKVMVPLRVVGEQLGYQFKWEPQAYKISIQKNSTDMSMYVGRTSADVNGKTVNLDAPPVLRGNSTMVPLRFVGEQMGLKVDWNNKNKSVNLSQKVTAQQTEKQSQSQKSSQAQTQITSTQKTSTATTTTTKLTGSDKLTQDGLASSKQQDSEQLQANTLQVQNITFQDEALQISLNRDITPKVTKMTGPDRIVVDLAEAVLTSELSQQFPLRSDGLRVLDNIDREDVQEVRFAPADGQKGGVRIVIALNQVRDYELSTNGTGKITLQLRERSVDQVVTPTNSGGRKIVVIDPGHGGKDPGAGSITGRHEKEFALAVGLKVKQLLQNDPDIQVVMTRDGDTYPTLDERPQLANEQQARVFVSIHGNSMLASNKGKANGSETYYARQESLGLATTMHKHLVAATGFKDNGIKVANHIVTRKAQMPAVLLECGYLSNLSDEAAMFSEETQERIAEGIVDGLKEYLGTVTVNDTSDSINL; this comes from the coding sequence ATGAAGAAATATGGTTGGTTGATACTGGCGGCTGTCTTGATTTGGTTGTGGCCGTTCTCTTCTCATGTGAATGCTGCTGGAGCAGATTTATTTTTAGATGGAAAAAGAATAGAAGCACCCGCAGATGCCAAGCCTGAAATGGTCAATGGAAAAGTCATGGTTCCGCTTCGAGTGGTTGGTGAACAGCTTGGATATCAATTTAAATGGGAACCACAAGCCTATAAAATCTCAATCCAAAAAAACAGCACGGATATGTCTATGTATGTGGGTCGTACATCGGCTGATGTGAATGGAAAAACGGTCAATTTGGATGCACCTCCTGTGCTACGTGGTAACTCCACCATGGTTCCGTTACGTTTTGTCGGGGAGCAAATGGGGTTGAAGGTAGATTGGAATAATAAAAATAAATCCGTAAATCTTAGTCAAAAAGTGACAGCCCAGCAGACAGAAAAACAGTCTCAATCCCAAAAATCATCACAAGCGCAGACACAGATCACGAGTACACAAAAAACGTCTACGGCGACAACAACGACTACAAAGCTGACTGGATCAGACAAGCTTACACAGGATGGACTCGCATCATCCAAGCAGCAGGATTCAGAACAGCTACAAGCAAATACCCTACAGGTGCAAAACATTACCTTTCAGGATGAAGCATTACAGATTTCATTGAACAGGGATATAACGCCCAAAGTGACCAAGATGACAGGACCTGACCGTATTGTTGTAGATCTGGCAGAAGCTGTGCTTACGTCGGAGCTTTCTCAGCAGTTTCCGCTTCGTAGCGATGGATTACGAGTTCTGGATAATATTGACAGAGAAGACGTGCAGGAAGTTAGGTTTGCTCCCGCCGATGGACAAAAGGGCGGCGTCCGCATTGTAATTGCTTTAAACCAGGTACGTGATTACGAGCTTTCAACTAACGGCACAGGTAAAATCACACTCCAATTGCGTGAGCGCAGTGTTGATCAGGTTGTGACACCAACCAACAGCGGCGGACGGAAAATAGTCGTCATTGATCCAGGGCATGGTGGCAAAGACCCTGGAGCAGGCAGTATCACTGGAAGACACGAAAAGGAGTTTGCACTGGCTGTAGGGTTAAAGGTCAAGCAGCTCTTGCAAAATGATCCTGATATTCAGGTAGTCATGACCCGCGATGGAGATACGTATCCTACGCTGGATGAACGCCCCCAACTAGCAAACGAACAGCAGGCGCGTGTGTTTGTTTCGATCCATGGAAACAGTATGCTGGCCTCCAATAAAGGAAAAGCCAACGGTTCTGAAACCTACTATGCACGTCAGGAAAGTCTGGGACTGGCAACAACGATGCATAAGCATCTTGTAGCAGCTACCGGATTTAAGGATAACGGGATTAAGGTGGCGAATCATATCGTGACGAGAAAGGCCCAAATGCCAGCCGTGTTGCTGGAATGTGGCTACCTTAGCAATCTGTCTGATGAAGCAGCCATGTTCTCGGAAGAAACACAGGAAAGGATTGCGGAAGGGATTGTGGACGGTCTAAAGGAATATCTGGGGACTGTGACGGTCAACGACACGAGTGATTCTATCAACTTATAA
- the leuD gene encoding 3-isopropylmalate dehydratase small subunit, whose product MEAFTTLKGIVAPVDRVNVDTDAIIPKQFLKRIERTGFGQFLFYEWRFDEEGNINPEFEPNKPRYAGASVLISRANFGCGSSREHAPWAIMDYGFHCVIAPSYADIFYNNCFKNGILPIKLSEEQVEELFQRTAKHDNYELNVDLNEKTISDDYGLHIDFDLDEHRRQFLLQGLDDIGLTLQHEAEILAYEQKRAAKQGA is encoded by the coding sequence ATGGAAGCATTCACAACATTAAAAGGAATCGTAGCGCCTGTGGATCGGGTGAACGTAGATACAGATGCTATTATCCCCAAGCAGTTTTTAAAAAGAATCGAGCGCACAGGTTTTGGACAGTTTCTGTTTTACGAGTGGCGTTTTGATGAAGAGGGAAATATCAATCCTGAATTTGAACCGAACAAGCCTCGCTATGCAGGGGCATCTGTGCTGATTTCTCGCGCCAACTTTGGCTGCGGCTCCTCCCGTGAGCATGCGCCGTGGGCGATCATGGACTATGGATTTCACTGCGTAATCGCACCGTCTTATGCGGATATCTTCTATAATAACTGTTTTAAAAATGGTATTTTGCCCATCAAGCTGTCTGAGGAGCAAGTAGAGGAGCTGTTTCAACGCACAGCGAAGCATGATAACTACGAATTGAACGTAGACCTGAATGAAAAAACAATTAGCGACGATTATGGTCTGCATATTGATTTTGATCTGGATGAGCATCGCCGTCAATTTTTGCTGCAAGGTTTGGATGACATTGGCTTGACGCTCCAGCATGAGGCTGAAATTCTGGCTTATGAACAGAAGCGTGCTGCCAAGCAAGGCGCATAA
- the leuC gene encoding 3-isopropylmalate dehydratase large subunit, translated as MSKKTMFEKIWDNHVIYQEEGKPSILYIDLHLVHEVTSPQAFEGLRLSGRKVRRPELTFATMDHNVPTKDRYNIKDPISKQQIDTLTQNCRDFGVTLYDLDTIDQGVVHVMGPELGLTHPGKTIVCGDSHTSTHGAFGALAFGIGTSEVEHVMATQCLQQAKAKTMEVRFVGRRKPGVTAKDMILGVIAKYGTDFATGYVIEYTGESIRELSMEERMTVCNMSIEGGARAGMIAPDETTFSYLRGREHVAQGAAFEQAVAEWKELVTDEGAEFDVVLEFDVDSLIPQVTWGTSPGMGTDISATVPIPAELPTENERKAAEKALEYMDLKPGTPITDIAIDYVFIGSCTNGRIEDLRAAAEVAKGYQVSDRVTAIVVPGSGRVKIQAEEEGLDVIFKEAGFEWREAGCSMCLAMNPDVLQPGQRCASTSNRNFEGRQGRGGRTHLVSPAMAAAAAIHGHFVDVRDWKFKREAVVH; from the coding sequence ATGAGCAAAAAGACCATGTTCGAGAAAATTTGGGATAACCATGTCATCTATCAAGAAGAGGGAAAGCCAAGTATTTTGTATATTGACCTTCACTTGGTACATGAGGTAACCTCGCCGCAGGCGTTTGAGGGGCTTCGTCTGAGCGGACGCAAGGTGCGTCGTCCAGAGCTTACGTTTGCGACAATGGACCATAACGTGCCAACGAAGGATCGTTACAATATTAAGGACCCGATTTCCAAACAGCAGATTGATACATTGACTCAAAATTGTCGTGATTTCGGTGTCACACTGTATGATTTGGATACGATTGATCAAGGTGTCGTTCACGTTATGGGGCCGGAGCTTGGTCTGACTCATCCGGGTAAAACCATTGTTTGCGGTGACAGCCACACCTCCACTCATGGCGCGTTCGGAGCGCTCGCTTTTGGTATCGGAACCAGCGAAGTAGAGCATGTAATGGCAACGCAATGTCTCCAGCAAGCAAAAGCAAAAACAATGGAAGTTCGCTTTGTGGGTCGCCGCAAGCCGGGTGTGACAGCAAAGGATATGATTTTGGGTGTCATCGCCAAATACGGCACGGATTTCGCTACCGGTTATGTTATCGAGTATACAGGTGAATCCATCCGCGAATTGAGCATGGAAGAGCGCATGACCGTGTGCAACATGTCCATTGAAGGCGGAGCCAGAGCCGGTATGATTGCACCGGACGAAACAACCTTTAGCTACTTGCGTGGTCGTGAGCATGTAGCGCAGGGAGCTGCTTTCGAGCAGGCAGTTGCCGAGTGGAAAGAGCTTGTAACAGATGAGGGTGCTGAGTTTGACGTTGTGCTGGAGTTTGATGTGGATTCTCTTATTCCACAAGTAACCTGGGGGACTAGCCCAGGCATGGGTACAGATATTTCCGCTACCGTACCGATTCCGGCAGAATTGCCGACAGAAAACGAACGTAAAGCTGCTGAAAAAGCGCTTGAATATATGGATTTGAAGCCAGGCACACCGATCACAGATATTGCTATTGATTATGTGTTTATCGGTTCATGCACAAATGGACGGATTGAAGATCTGCGTGCTGCGGCTGAGGTTGCCAAGGGCTACCAGGTATCCGACAGGGTAACAGCAATCGTCGTACCAGGCTCAGGCCGTGTGAAAATTCAGGCCGAGGAAGAAGGACTGGACGTCATTTTCAAGGAAGCAGGCTTTGAGTGGCGTGAAGCAGGATGCAGCATGTGCCTTGCGATGAATCCAGACGTGCTTCAACCGGGACAGCGCTGTGCGTCGACCTCCAACCGTAACTTTGAAGGACGTCAGGGGCGTGGAGGACGGACTCACCTCGTATCTCCGGCAATGGCAGCCGCTGCGGCGATTCATGGGCATTTTGTCGATGTACGGGACTGGAAATTCAAGCGGGAAGCAGTAGTCCACTAG
- a CDS encoding copper amine oxidase N-terminal domain-containing protein — translation MKRLLVLLFICVVYFGTIPTIHANSSNYRIFLDGKIVTLQSAPRMESNTLMIPAVPLLKKLGYTAAVDPDISDRVTITNSNNTITFVVGDKNMYINGKEIRMPVRSKSYNGVTYLPLRAISQALGRPFGSNATEQYAWIGVAPNKNQNTPPELQGKDFRNAVWGMTVQQIKRSETLPLINAVTELDDYGMSNMYYTYLDYKGEYNGYKAVYTYILSGNNKNSTKLIDGQILFPEKFSNMQNYIDRFFKISSKMQLAYGTPVEKERPRGRDQSKWAEDLSLGNLSLTDYYNVGRNSYYIRLYKSMNSEYPQLDILVSQR, via the coding sequence ATGAAGCGCCTTCTTGTCCTATTATTCATTTGTGTGGTCTATTTTGGAACGATTCCAACAATACATGCGAACTCGTCGAATTATCGTATTTTTTTGGATGGAAAGATTGTGACGCTCCAATCTGCCCCTCGCATGGAAAGTAATACCCTGATGATTCCAGCTGTTCCGCTGTTAAAAAAATTAGGCTACACAGCTGCGGTAGATCCCGATATTTCTGATCGAGTAACAATAACAAATTCAAATAACACGATTACCTTTGTCGTGGGTGATAAAAATATGTATATCAACGGAAAAGAAATTCGTATGCCTGTTAGGTCTAAATCATACAATGGAGTAACTTACCTTCCTCTGCGCGCCATTTCTCAGGCGCTTGGGAGACCGTTTGGCAGTAACGCAACAGAACAGTACGCATGGATTGGAGTTGCACCAAATAAAAACCAAAACACCCCTCCAGAATTGCAAGGGAAAGATTTTAGAAATGCTGTATGGGGTATGACAGTTCAGCAAATTAAAAGGTCTGAAACACTGCCCCTCATTAATGCAGTCACTGAATTGGATGATTATGGTATGAGTAATATGTACTATACTTATTTGGACTACAAAGGTGAATACAACGGGTACAAAGCAGTTTACACTTATATCCTATCCGGGAATAATAAAAACAGCACTAAACTGATTGACGGACAGATTTTATTTCCTGAAAAATTTAGTAACATGCAAAACTATATAGATCGTTTCTTTAAAATTAGTTCTAAAATGCAATTGGCATACGGTACGCCAGTTGAAAAGGAGCGACCACGAGGAAGAGATCAGAGTAAATGGGCCGAAGACCTGTCTTTAGGTAATCTCTCTTTAACCGATTACTACAATGTCGGTCGAAATTCTTATTATATCCGATTGTACAAAAGTATGAATTCTGAATATCCTCAATTGGATATTTTGGTGTCTCAAAGATAA
- a CDS encoding aldo/keto reductase: MEYVKLGNTGLDVSRLCLGCMGFGVAERWIHPWILDEERSRPIIKKALELGINFFDTANVYSDGTSEEIVGRALKDYANRDEIVLATKVHFRMHQGPNGAGLSRKAIMSEIDKSLKRLGTDYVDLYQIHRWDYNTPIEETMEALHDVVKAGKARYIGASAMYAWQFLKALHVAEKNGWTRFVSMQNHLNLLYREEEREMLPLCKEEKIGVVPYSPLAGGRLTRDAQETTHRSETDQVAKSKYDATAHTDRLIVDQVAAIAEQRGVPRVQIALAWLLQKEPVTAPIIGATKTTHLEDAAAALSITLTPEEIALLEEPYVPHPVIGAQ; encoded by the coding sequence ATGGAATATGTGAAACTTGGAAATACCGGCTTGGATGTATCCCGGCTTTGTCTTGGCTGTATGGGCTTTGGTGTTGCAGAGCGGTGGATTCATCCATGGATACTCGATGAAGAGCGCAGTCGTCCAATTATAAAAAAGGCCCTGGAGCTTGGTATCAATTTTTTTGATACTGCGAATGTATATTCAGACGGAACAAGCGAGGAAATTGTTGGGCGTGCTTTAAAGGATTATGCGAATCGAGATGAAATTGTCCTCGCGACGAAGGTTCATTTCCGTATGCATCAAGGTCCAAACGGTGCGGGACTTTCCCGAAAGGCAATCATGAGTGAAATAGATAAAAGCCTTAAGAGACTGGGAACAGATTATGTGGATCTGTACCAAATTCACCGCTGGGATTATAATACTCCCATCGAAGAGACGATGGAAGCATTACATGATGTTGTGAAGGCCGGGAAGGCAAGATATATTGGTGCTTCTGCCATGTACGCATGGCAGTTTCTGAAGGCGTTACATGTAGCTGAGAAAAATGGATGGACCCGGTTTGTATCGATGCAGAATCATTTAAACCTCTTATATCGTGAAGAGGAGCGGGAGATGCTGCCGCTTTGTAAGGAAGAAAAAATCGGTGTGGTCCCATACAGCCCTCTTGCAGGAGGAAGATTGACGCGTGATGCGCAGGAAACAACACATCGTTCCGAAACCGATCAAGTTGCGAAATCTAAATATGATGCGACTGCACATACTGATCGATTGATCGTGGATCAGGTTGCGGCAATCGCAGAACAACGTGGAGTTCCCCGTGTCCAAATCGCACTTGCCTGGTTGCTGCAGAAAGAACCGGTAACAGCTCCCATTATCGGTGCTACGAAAACGACTCATCTCGAAGATGCGGCAGCTGCGCTCTCGATTACGTTAACACCTGAAGAAATTGCGTTACTGGAGGAACCGTATGTTCCTCATCCGGTAATTGGAGCCCAGTAA
- a CDS encoding MerR family transcriptional regulator yields MLIAEVSKKFDLSQDTLRYYERIGLIPRVNRNKSGIRDYTEEDCRWVEYIKCMRAVGLPVEILIEYVGLFQQGDETMDARKELLIEQRKQLITRMEDMKNVLERMDYKIARYEQTIVEKEKKLNRPQD; encoded by the coding sequence ATGCTGATCGCAGAAGTAAGTAAAAAATTTGATCTGTCACAGGATACACTCCGCTATTATGAACGCATCGGACTTATTCCACGTGTGAACCGCAATAAAAGCGGAATCAGGGATTATACGGAAGAAGACTGCAGGTGGGTTGAATACATCAAATGTATGCGAGCCGTAGGACTTCCAGTTGAAATTTTGATTGAGTATGTTGGGTTGTTTCAACAGGGTGATGAAACCATGGATGCTAGAAAAGAACTGCTAATCGAGCAACGTAAGCAGCTTATAACAAGAATGGAAGACATGAAGAACGTGTTGGAACGCATGGATTATAAAATTGCAAGATATGAACAGACAATAGTTGAAAAAGAAAAAAAACTAAATAGACCACAAGATTAG
- a CDS encoding VOC family protein, whose protein sequence is MISKVGQIMLYVNNQNESLDFWTETVGFNVISEENNGQEMRWIEIAPAKGAETSIVLHNKEFVAKMSPELNLGTPSLMFFSENLDKLHGDLSNKNVKVGEIVNMPFGRVFNFADNEENYFAVMEKSELR, encoded by the coding sequence ATGATTAGTAAAGTCGGTCAAATTATGTTGTATGTAAATAACCAAAATGAGTCATTGGATTTTTGGACAGAAACAGTAGGATTTAATGTAATTTCTGAAGAAAATAACGGCCAAGAAATGAGATGGATTGAAATTGCTCCTGCAAAGGGTGCAGAAACAAGTATCGTTCTCCATAATAAGGAGTTCGTCGCTAAAATGTCGCCTGAACTAAATCTCGGTACACCCTCTTTAATGTTTTTTTCGGAAAATCTCGATAAATTACATGGCGATTTATCCAATAAAAATGTCAAAGTTGGAGAAATTGTAAATATGCCCTTCGGAAGGGTATTTAACTTTGCTGATAATGAAGAAAATTACTTTGCTGTAATGGAAAAAAGTGAATTACGATAA
- a CDS encoding DUF2294 domain-containing protein: MIRRAGQTTLGGTGAFCCKSATQAVRHVRQARFYFDSKRSVQMLNTEWEYRERIRKLAVCIVKHYRGKGPDNVKVSLDSPLRITVEIRGTLSNLSEILVHEGAEDKVREYWNVLRPYLEKEFMSEAENTLGSPFTYTWEVCPSVHGDGHIIITLELQHIHRLD; the protein is encoded by the coding sequence GTGATACGCCGTGCTGGGCAGACCACCTTGGGCGGGACGGGTGCGTTCTGCTGCAAATCAGCTACACAGGCTGTCCGGCATGTGCGGCAAGCACGCTTTTATTTTGATTCGAAGCGGAGTGTCCAGATGTTGAATACCGAATGGGAATATCGTGAGCGCATCAGGAAGCTGGCCGTATGCATTGTCAAGCATTACCGGGGAAAAGGACCGGACAACGTCAAGGTTTCACTGGATTCGCCACTCCGGATTACGGTAGAAATTCGAGGAACATTATCCAACCTGTCCGAAATTCTCGTTCATGAAGGGGCCGAGGACAAGGTCAGGGAATATTGGAACGTCCTTCGACCTTATCTGGAAAAGGAGTTTATGAGCGAAGCGGAAAATACACTCGGCAGTCCGTTTACTTACACCTGGGAGGTCTGTCCCTCCGTCCATGGAGACGGACACATTATCATTACTCTCGAACTACAACACATACACCGGTTGGATTAG